One window of candidate division KSB1 bacterium genomic DNA carries:
- a CDS encoding response regulator — translation MSEKKFNTLLIEDNPDHAMLIRSILCKCTQVAKVQIASDGQRAINLLKDTGNSTLPDLVILDIKLPKVSGFEVLSIYKNNERSCHIPIIVLSTSGIDRDKTKALALGADYYLIKPNDFQILHKQFCSILSKISTGAMVS, via the coding sequence ATGAGTGAAAAAAAATTCAATACATTATTAATCGAGGACAATCCGGATCATGCCATGCTCATTCGCAGCATACTTTGCAAGTGTACTCAAGTTGCAAAAGTGCAGATTGCAAGTGATGGTCAACGGGCTATTAATTTGTTAAAAGATACGGGCAATTCAACGCTACCTGATTTAGTCATTTTAGATATTAAATTACCCAAGGTAAGTGGTTTCGAAGTGTTAAGTATTTATAAAAACAATGAACGATCTTGCCACATTCCGATTATCGTGTTAAGTACCTCGGGTATCGACAGAGATAAAACCAAAGCCTTGGCATTGGGGGCAGATTATTACCTTATAAAACCCAATGATTTTCAAATATTACATAAGCAGTTCTGCTCTATTCTCTCAAAGATATCTACTGGTGCAATGGTTTCCTAA
- a CDS encoding AI-2E family transporter, translating into MKESKTSPVLLGILVVVVFAFVCYLLRNILRPFFVAMFLAVLFEPVMSGFRRLKFPKPLAVILVLIIAFTTLILLGISVYAGASSFSTEYPKYEGKIVALFHSALNLFNIPVEDLNNYIKEIDWAKAIQDLSLPSFVSSSLGSIFSFLGNVFLVLIFMIYALLGKEYLIVRIRRAFPDKKSNEIMTAITNINSQIQRYLVTKTLISFITGVLVTCILLLFDVDLAIVFGLLTFLLNFIPNVGSIIAIIPPILLSFLQFDSLLYPLWIGISLIVVQMLMGNILEPKLMGKSLDLSPLVVILFLIFWGFLWGIVGMVLAVPIAASIKIVTGNVKGWKPISILMSGIKE; encoded by the coding sequence ATGAAAGAATCCAAAACTTCACCCGTTCTGCTAGGAATTTTAGTTGTCGTGGTTTTTGCTTTTGTCTGCTATCTTTTAAGAAACATTTTGCGGCCATTTTTTGTCGCAATGTTTCTTGCGGTTCTTTTCGAGCCGGTAATGTCCGGTTTCAGGCGTTTGAAATTTCCCAAACCGTTAGCTGTGATTTTGGTGTTGATCATTGCCTTCACAACTTTGATTTTGCTTGGCATCTCGGTATATGCCGGGGCCAGTTCATTTTCCACAGAATATCCGAAATACGAAGGTAAAATCGTTGCATTGTTCCACAGCGCTCTAAATCTCTTTAACATACCAGTGGAAGATTTAAATAACTACATCAAAGAGATAGATTGGGCAAAGGCAATTCAAGATCTTTCCCTACCATCGTTCGTTTCCAGCAGCTTAGGTTCGATCTTTTCCTTCCTGGGAAATGTATTTTTAGTCTTGATCTTTATGATCTATGCATTATTGGGGAAAGAATACTTGATCGTCAGAATTCGTCGGGCATTTCCAGATAAAAAATCTAATGAGATCATGACGGCAATTACAAATATCAATTCACAGATTCAACGTTATCTTGTCACAAAAACACTTATTAGTTTTATAACGGGAGTATTAGTTACTTGTATTTTACTGTTATTTGATGTCGATCTCGCTATTGTTTTCGGACTACTCACATTCTTACTCAATTTTATTCCCAACGTTGGATCCATCATTGCAATTATTCCGCCCATCCTTTTGTCATTCCTGCAATTTGATTCATTACTTTACCCATTATGGATTGGAATCTCATTAATAGTTGTTCAAATGTTAATGGGAAATATTTTAGAACCGAAATTGATGGGCAAGAGTTTGGACCTGAGTCCATTGGTTGTTATTTTATTTTTGATTTTCTGGGGATTTCTATGGGGAATCGTTGGAATGGTGCTCGCAGTTCCAATTGCTGCTTCCATTAAAATCGTAACAGGAAATGTAAAGGGATGGAAGCCAATAAGTATTTTAATGAGCGGAATTAAAGAGTAG
- the ald gene encoding alanine dehydrogenase, which yields MLVGVLKEIKPDENRVSLVPAGVELLKQNGHDVIVEKHAGDGSSFPNGLFQAAGAEICETAKEIYDRADMVMKVKEPLPQEYPLMREGQILFTYFHFAASEELTRAVIDSNCIAIAYETIENDKGELPLLTPMSEVAGRLSIQAGATFLEKTRGGRGIMLGGVTGVEPAVVVIIGGGVVGTNAAKMAAGLGARVYILDVNLSRLRYLSDVMPKNVIPIISNPESVRELAQIADLLVSGVLIPGAKAPKLITRELIKKMKKGAVIVDVAIDQGGSLETSKPTTHQDPVYEIDGVIHYCVANMPGAVPITSTMALTNATLPYAVEIANLGYKKAILGNMEIRKGANVVFGKVTYENVAEAFDLEYTNIEEVLS from the coding sequence ATGCTAGTCGGGGTCCTGAAAGAAATTAAGCCTGATGAAAACCGTGTGTCTTTGGTACCTGCCGGAGTTGAACTGCTAAAGCAAAATGGTCATGATGTTATTGTCGAAAAGCATGCTGGTGACGGAAGCTCGTTTCCGAATGGTCTATTCCAGGCTGCCGGCGCTGAAATCTGTGAAACTGCCAAAGAAATTTACGATCGTGCAGATATGGTGATGAAAGTAAAGGAGCCCTTGCCACAGGAATATCCTTTGATGCGGGAAGGGCAGATCTTATTTACTTATTTTCACTTTGCAGCTTCAGAGGAGCTCACTCGCGCTGTAATTGATTCCAACTGTATCGCTATTGCGTACGAAACAATAGAAAATGATAAAGGAGAGTTGCCCCTATTAACCCCGATGAGTGAGGTTGCGGGACGTTTATCAATCCAAGCAGGCGCTACTTTTCTCGAAAAGACACGGGGTGGACGTGGTATTATGCTGGGTGGTGTAACTGGCGTCGAACCCGCCGTAGTAGTAATAATTGGAGGGGGTGTTGTCGGAACAAATGCTGCGAAAATGGCAGCTGGTTTAGGAGCAAGAGTTTACATCCTAGATGTTAATTTGTCCAGGCTGCGTTATTTGAGCGATGTGATGCCCAAAAATGTAATTCCGATCATATCCAATCCGGAATCCGTTAGAGAACTCGCACAAATAGCGGATTTATTGGTGAGTGGTGTATTGATCCCTGGAGCAAAAGCGCCTAAGTTAATCACCCGCGAACTAATTAAGAAAATGAAGAAAGGTGCAGTTATTGTGGATGTCGCCATTGACCAGGGTGGTTCTCTGGAAACCTCAAAACCAACCACACATCAGGATCCGGTATATGAAATTGATGGAGTCATTCATTATTGTGTCGCGAATATGCCAGGCGCGGTTCCAATTACTTCAACAATGGCATTGACCAATGCGACATTGCCGTATGCTGTTGAAATTGCCAACCTCGGATACAAAAAAGCCATTTTGGGAAATATGGAAATTAGAAAAGGTGCAAATGTGGTTTTCGGAAAAGTGACTTATGAAAATGTTGCCGAAGCATTTGATCTGGAATATACGAATATCGAAGAAGTGTTGAGCTAA
- a CDS encoding YceI family protein, which yields MRNYLLAAFILTFSNLAIADELHVDKSKKNQVQFTAKAPSFLSLAPVVGSFDGVTEKIDGYVFWTGDDMKSDSEIYFEVDLNSLDTGIGLRNRHMRENYLETDEYAYAKYSAKITKVEKDSTGLLITVNGKMTIHGVERELETIGKVIVDGDSYKISYVIPLKLSDYKINRGAIFKISDDVKLTLDFYLKKIKKE from the coding sequence ATGAGAAATTATTTATTGGCAGCATTCATTTTGACTTTTTCAAACCTTGCTATCGCTGATGAATTGCATGTAGACAAATCAAAAAAGAACCAGGTACAATTCACGGCAAAGGCGCCGTCTTTTCTATCTTTAGCGCCTGTAGTTGGTAGCTTTGATGGAGTTACTGAAAAGATTGATGGCTACGTTTTCTGGACCGGGGATGATATGAAATCAGACAGTGAAATATATTTTGAGGTGGATTTGAATTCACTCGACACAGGAATTGGTTTGAGAAACAGGCATATGCGAGAAAATTATCTTGAAACCGATGAGTATGCATATGCAAAGTACTCTGCAAAAATCACTAAAGTTGAAAAAGATTCTACAGGTTTGTTGATCACGGTTAATGGAAAAATGACTATCCATGGTGTTGAAAGAGAACTAGAGACAATCGGAAAAGTTATCGTGGATGGGGATAGTTACAAAATTAGCTACGTAATCCCTTTAAAATTATCGGATTATAAAATCAATCGAGGTGCGATTTTTAAAATTAGCGATGATGTTAAATTGACTTTGGATTTCTATTTGAAAAAAATCAAAAAAGAATAA